A region of the Vidua chalybeata isolate OUT-0048 chromosome 31, bVidCha1 merged haplotype, whole genome shotgun sequence genome:
caatgtccccagtgtgtccccaaaatcccccaaagtGTCTCCAGTCCTCCCCCAATGCCtccaaagtgtccccaaggtgtccctgacccccCCGACTGTCCCCAaactgtccccagagtgtctCCAGTCCTGACAAAGTGTCCCCAagatgtgcccaggtgtccccaaagtgtccccagtCCTCCCACAAAGCCTCCAAAGTGTCACttcagtgtccccaggtgtccctgccgtgtccccacagtgtcccccattgtccccaggtgtccctgctgtgtccccagtgtcactgaCCCTGCAGTCGGTGCTGGGCCTGTTCCAGGCGCTCACTGAGGGTCCCCAGGGCCCCAACGGCCGTGGTGACATCAGCCAGGGCCACGCCCAGTGTCCCcaacagcctggggacagcaacGGGGACagaccagtacaaaccagtaacccccAGTGTCGCCCAGTGTCCCcaacagcctggggacagcaatGGGGACAGCCCAGTCCCCCCCACTCCCTCCCAGTTCCGCCAGTACCGGCTCAGGGCctgactcagtttccccagttCCTCTTCGGCTGCCTCCGCCCGGAGCCGCTCCTGGGACAGGGCCTGGACACGGAACGGCCCGAAATTGTCCTCAGAATGTCCCCAGATGgccccaaggtgtccccaacccctcagcagtccccaaactgtccccaaggtgtcccctcacctgtctcaggtgtgtccccaggtgtccctcacctgtcccaggtgtgtccccaatgtccccaggtgtccctcacctgtctctccTGCTCCCCCCGGCGCAGTCGCAGCTCCAACAGTGACACCTGGCGGGACCCGGCGGCCACTGCAGCACCCAGGGAGcgcacctgggacaggtgggacacaggtgacatcCCTGAGGGACACAGGTGACCTGCTGAGGTGACTGCCACACCCTCCCCCAGGGAagcaggtgtgcccaggtgtgtccatgTGACCCCAAAGGCACACAGTTGTCCCTtgtgtcccctcacctgtctccTGTGTCCCCACACCTGTTCCAGATGTGCTCTCACCTGCCCCAGatgtgtcccctcccctgtcccatgtcccctcacctgtccctgcagctgcagctcctggccctgctgcagcctcacctgcagcagcagctggaaaacctTCTGGCGCCAGCggcccagcagcacctgagaGAGAGAACTCACCTGAGACCCCCAAAACTCtcctgagaccccaaaaacTCACCTGGGGCACCCCAAACACACCTGGGGCATCCCAGGGtgtgtccccaacatccccagatgtgcccccagcgtccccaggtgtgtccccaaTGCGCCCCAGTGTGCTCAAGTGCACCAGATGCACCCAGGTGGCCCCCTGGGGTctctccaggtgtccccaggtacccccaggtgtgcccccagtgtccccaggtgtgtctccAACATCCCCAGGTGTGTTTAGGTGTGTCCCTAAGTGCCCCCAGATATCCCCagtccccccaggtgtccccccaggtgtccctggtCCCTCCCAGGGTGGCTCCGGCCCCGAGACAAACCCAgaacacctgggacaggtgagactgggagcactgggagctaCTGGGGGTTACTGAGAGTTACTGGGGGTTACTGAGAGTTACTGGGAGTTACAGGGAGTAACTGGGAGCACTGAGGCCTCACCTGTTCTGGGCTTGGCTCCGCCCCCTCTGGGTCAAGGCCCCGCCCCCTCAGGGTCTCCAGCTCCATCTCCAGGAGTTGGCTCCGCCCCTTTTCcgcctccagctctgcctccactCGCTGGCCACGCCCCCTCAGGACATCGCGTTCCACCTCCAGTGCTTGGCTCCGCCCCCTTTCTGACTTAAGTTCTGCCTCCAGGGATTGGCTCCGCCCCTTTTCCACCTCAAGCACCGCCTCCATGTGCTGGCCCCGCCTCCTTTCTGCCTCAAGCTCCGCCTCCTGGCGTTGGCTCCGCCCCCTCAGTGCTTTCAGCTCTGCCTCCAATTCATGGACACGCTCCCTTTCTGCATCAAGCTCTGCCCCCAGGGACCTGTGAGGGGgactggggttactgggagcactgggagggggaGCTGGGATTACTGGGaggttactgggagcactgggaggttACTGGGGTTTACTGGGAGGTTACTAGGAGCACTGGGAGATTactgggggttactgggagcactgggagcctcACCTGGGGCGCAGCACAAAGTGGGAGGGGGGGATGAGCCCCTCCAGACTGGGACGGGgcaactgggagcactggggggcactgggagcactgggagaacCCGGGCGGGGCTCGGCCATCGGCGACCTGCGGGGGGACAGTTcccagtacggaccagtatggagCAGTATagcctgtccccagtcccagtaacctcccagtgcctcccagtctctcccagttccccccagtaCCTTCCAGTTCCCTCACAGTCTCTCCCGGTTCCCCCGCGCGGTGCACGCCGGGAAagcgcccccgccgccgcttTCCCGCGCTCCCGCCTCAGCCAATCAGAGGCGGTGGCTCCCGGGTCCCGCCTCCCCTTCCGACCAATGGGAGGGCGCATCTGGGAGAGGTGggcggggctgggaggggatcGGGTCCTGGAAGGGGAAATGGGAGCCTGGAAGGGGAAATGGGGTCTTAGGAGGGGTAAATGAGGTACTGAAAGGGTAAGGGGAGTCTTAGGGCGGTCCTGGAAGAGTAAATGAGGGTCTGAAAGGGTAAACTGAAAGGGTTCTGAGGGGCCAGGAAAAACAGGGGTCCTGAGGGGGGAATggggtcctggcagggaaaACTGGGGTCTTCAGGGAGGAATGGGGTCCTGGCGACGTAAATCAGGGTCCTGAGGGGCAACTGGGTCTTGGCATGGTGCCCGAAGGCCCCACGCCCATCCCGGAAGGGTCCCATTGTCCCCAAGGGGTCCCGGCTGTCCCCAAGGTCCCCCAGTctctcccaccccacagcaATCACgggttttattcccttttttaccttttcccGCTTTTTCCGCCCCAGGCCCGACCGCCTCCGTTGCCATGGCGATCGCTCGGGCCCATCCCCATGGCAACGCTGCTCCCGCCCCTTCTGCATCGCCATTGGCTGTTTCGCCGCGCCTCGCGAGCGCTGATTGGATGACAGCGGCAGAGGGCGGGAACAGAAGCCTGGAAGCGGTCACCCGTTGCCATGGAGACCTTGTTCGCACGTTCCCATGGTAACAGACGTCCCACCCTTCCTATGCTGCCATTGGCTGTTGTGCTCGGGAACGAGAGCGCTGATTGGCTGGATATGGAGGGGGCGGGGCTAAAGGCAGAAGGGTCCCCAAAAGggtccccgatgtccccaaaaGGACCTTTGAGGTCCCCAACCCCCGCATGACCAACCCAGGGGGTCCCCAATGTCTCTAAGGGGGTCCCTGGTGGCCCCAAAAGGATTCCCGATGTCCCCAAGGCCATCACGACCATCCCGGGgggtccccaatgtccccaagtgATCCCCAAAAGGGTCtttggtgtccccaagggggcCCTCGATGTCCCCAGGAAggtccccgatgtccccaaaatgtccccaaggAGTCTCTgatgtccccaaagtgtccccatgGAAGTCACTaatgtccccaaggccaccacGACCAACTCAGCAGGTCCCCGAAAGAGTCCttggtgtccccaaagtgtccccaggagaGTCCTTGATGTCCCCAAGGGCTCTCtgatgtccccaaaccccccccatGGCCATCCCAGGGGgctccccactgtccccaaggggTCCCTAAGGGGGTCCCCGGTGTGTCCCCAAGGGttccctgatgtccccaaaagtgtccccaaatcccccagggGGTCCCCAATGagtccccgatgtccccaaagtgtccccaatcccccccccccaggccaCGCCAGGGCTGTCACCGaggtgtccccgctgtccccaaccccccccaggTCATAcacccccaaaatttgggatttttgaccccaaaacccccaaactccACTGCCCAAATTCACTTTATTGGTGCCCCCGGCGGCTCCGGGTCtggggggggctcgggggaggctcggggaccccaaaactgggggGGGAACCCTCGGGGGGACCCCGGGGCCGTTTTGGGATGgaatttggggctttttggggcaggtttggggttttttttgagttccttggatttggggggggtctgtgCCCGCTCCGGGTCCTGGGGGCCTCCAGGGGGGGATCTGGGACCCCAACATTGGGGTTGGGACCCCCTGAAAGACTCCGGGgctgcttggggttttttgggggtggatttgggtttttttggggcaggtttggggtttttttgggtgtccctgaatttggggggtcccgagggggattttgggggggtccccgaTGACTCCGGGTCCTGGGGGGATCCTGAGGGGGatctgggaccccaaaatcggGGTCGGGACCCTCTGAGTGACCCTgaggttgttttggggtttttctgggtggatttgggtttttttggggtggatttgcgggttttttgggggtccctgaatttggggttttgagggggggattttgggggggtctccGCCCACTCCGGGTCCTGGGGGGGCTCGGCGGGGGGGTGGAGGCCCCAGAATGGGGCCAGGaatgggtttggggtggggtactttgggtgggatttgggcatttctgggggggatttttttgtttctgggagggatttgggtttttttgggatgtgtttttgcttttttgggtgggatttggggtttttggggtgggatctggggttttttgggagggatttgggggttcttGGGAGGGATTTTTCCGTttctgggtgggatttgggatattttgggcgGGATTCGAGGTattttgggtgggatttttttggttttgggatggatttgggggtttttgggtgggatttttttggttttgggtgggatttgcgtttttttgggtgggatttCGGAGTTGTTGGGtgagatttggggatttttcagggggctcaggggtgttttggggaggctgggggggctgccaggggctcaGCAGGAACGGGGCCAGCTCCAGGCGCTGCTGCAGGacccctgagagcagcagctcagccgAGAGCAGCGGGAGCCGCGCGGCCACGGCCGGGGGCCACAGGCAGCGGTCCTGGGGACACGAGATCACcaggacacagggctgggggaaaaaccccaaaaacacagtGAGGAACCCCAAATAACCCAGTGAGGAACCCCAAATAACCCActgagaaaccccaaaaacccagagAGAAACACCAGATAACCcagagaaaaaccccaaataacccagagaaaaaccccaaataacccAGAGAGAAACCCCAAATAAcccagagaaaaaaacccaaataacccagagaaaacccccaaataaCCCAGTGAGAAACCCCAAATAACCCACACAGCCTGGTCCTGGAGACACAAGATCACCAGGACACCTGGCTGGGGGAAGAACCCCATCAGAAACCCCAAATAACCCATCAGAAACCCCAAATACCCCGTGAGGAACCCCAAATAACCcagagaaaaaccccaaatacacTACACAGCCTGGTCCTGGGGACAGGAAATTACCACCCCACCCAgctgggcagaaaaaaaaacagtaaggAACCCCCGAAACCCCATGAGAAACCTCAAAAACCCAGAGAGGAACCTCAAAAACCCCATCAGAAACCCCAAACCCGAACGGGATCCCAGCAGTCCTTGGGACAGTAAAGGACCAGCacccggggctggggggaaaCAGGATCAGGACCCCAAAAGCCCTCTCAGAAACTCCAAATACCccaaaagaaccccaaaaacccagtgaggaaccccaaaccccacccaacCCGCTCGTGGGGACACGAGATCACCAGAGcatggggctgggggaaaatggggtCAGGAGGTCAAATtccaccaaaaccccaaaaaaaccccacaaacacaCCCAATGAGAAACCCCCCAAACCaccaaataccccaaaaatatccccccaaaaaaccccaaaccccccaaaacccagtgAGAAAGCCCCAAAGCCCCCAAAAACTGAATgagaaacccccaaaacccccccaaaaaacccaaacaccttCAAACACCCCatgagaaaccccaaaaacccccaatccctccaatgtccccaatccccccaatgtccccaatatccccaaAATCACTAAAGTCCCCTATctccccaatgtccctgatgtccccaatgtcccctgtccccattgtcccctcaCCGCGTGTTCCCGGGGCAGCTGTGGCAGAAAGGTGCCACCACAGCAGGTGACAATGTCCCGCATGTCCTCGGGGCACGGCTGGACACTGGGGGTGACGTGCACCTGGTacccctggggacagaggggacatcagggggacagtggggacattcAGGGagttggggacattggggacagtgggagaCTGGGGACATTcgggggttggggacattgaggggtTTGGGAGATTGGGGGGTTGGGGACTCTCAGGGACATGGAGGGTGATGGGGGGACGCTGGGGACATTAAGGAggttggggacattgaggacactcagggacatcggggacattggggtaTTGGAggttggggacatttggggacattaGGGGTGgtggggggacacaggacatTGAGGACACtcagggacattgggggacattgaggtattggggacattggggacagtgggagactgggggcactggggacatttggggacattaATGTCATTGTCACCTGCAGGAGGGGGTGACACcatgcccagggctggcacagagatGGGTTTAggtgacatttggggacattgtcacctgcagcaggggctgttgctgtgcctggggctgggtcaGGGATATGTTTAGATGACgtctggggacattggggacatttggggacattgtcacctgcagcaggggccGCTCCCGGGCCCGGGCCAGCGCCGGGCGCAGGCAGAAGCCGAAGCGCCGCTCACAGGAGGGGTCCCGGGGCAGGAAGGGACCTGGGGACAGCGGGCGGCCACTGTGGGAACTCTGGGGACAACAGGGACACAGGGGTCACACACGGCCACCAGagccaccccagtgtccccaaggccacccccTTGTCCCCAGAGTCCCTTTGACTGTCCCCAGGTCCTTTCCCTTGACCCCAAGGCCACCCCCAGTCCCCAAGGCCCCTCCCCTTGTCCCCAAGACtatcccaatgtccccacatctgctcccagtgtccctgagttccccctgtccccaaggtCACCCCACCTGTCCCTAAAGTCCCCAAGGCCAATCCCCCTTGTCACCGTGTTCCCtatgtccctctgtccccaaggccactCCAGCTGTCTccaatgtccccaaaatccccattgtccccaagGCCaaccaatgtccccaaatccccccaaagtCCCCAACgccaccccctgtccccaatgtccccaaatccctctccttgtccccaaccccccctgATTGCCCCCAGCCCTgattgtccccagtgtcacctgcagcagccactgggaggtgacaatggggacaccCCTGCCAAGGGCACACAGGAACTTCAGTGTCCTCAGTGTTCCAAATCCCCCAcgtcccctccatgtccccaatgtccccagtgccctgATATCCCCAACCCCTTCAACTGTCCCCGGTGTCAccgctgtccccagtgtccccaaccccctgTTGTCCCCGAtgtcaccagcagcagccactggggGGTGACAATGAGGACGCCTATGGCGAGGGCACACAGGAACttcagtgtccccagtcccccaTGTTCCTAACCCCTGATtgtccccaatcccccaaagtccccagtgtccccaattcccactgtccccaatgtcccctgcagcagccactggggTGTGACAATGGGGACACCCCTGCCTAGTGCATGCAGGAACTTCagtgtcccaaatgtccccaatcccccaatgtccccagtccccgtgtccccaattTCCCCAAATGGCCCCAATGACCCCAATCCCCAATGTCCTCCcaatgtccctgctgtccctaTCCCCCGCCATGTCCTCGATGTCACCTCTAGCAGCCACTGGGGGGTGACAATGGGGACGCCCCTGCCCAGGGCGCACAGGAACTTCAGTGTCCGGCGGATGCCATCGGTCACCAGGTGGCTGCAGTCGTGCACCGACGTGGCCTCGGTGCCACCCAGCgtccccagggccacccgcAGCGCCGGGGAGGCCACCAGGCCCGTGAacagcacctggggacatcaTTGGGGACATCCCTGAGTGCCACCAGGCCTGGGAACAGCACTTCGGGACACATCGGGGATATTCCTGAGTACCACCAGGTCTGGGGacagcacctggggacattggggacatcagtggggcagccctggggggttggggacatctAGGGGCCACTGGGACAGGTTGGGGACACATTCAggacacactggggacatcccagaggggttggggacacctgggggacagtgggacaggtTTGGGACAGTTTGGGGACACagtggggacatccctgggggaCTCAGGATcaggggacactgtggggacattcccaggtgccaccagaacagcagctggggacacagtgggggaggggatgggggggcAGTGGtccatactgggagcactggggagcaCTGAGGGggtactggtctgtactggtaTGTgctggtctgtactggtttgtactggtctgtactggtccatgctggtctgtactgggaggtcactggggtgtccctgggggggGTCACTGCGCTATATTGGAGTCACTCAGGAGTCACTGGGGGagtactggtccatactggtctgcACTGGTCCATATTGGTTGATACTGGTCCACACTGGTCCTTACCCGGATGTGGGCGgagcccggcgctgcccgggggCGGAGCCTGCGCTTGGCATcccctgctggctctgcctcctCTGGGGATGAGGTCACCACCGAGCCCCGCCCATTTCCTTTTATGGATATTGAGGGTGGGGTTACTTTAAGCCCTGCCCCTACTTGGTTCCGCCCCCTCTGGGGGCAGGGCTTGGGTGAGGGGCGGGGCTTGGGGCCTCGAGAATGTCCCTTCTGGGAGGGGGCGGAGCCTCTTGTGGCTCCACCCCCTCTGCTCTCAGCCAATCGCCGACTGCGCCGCACCTGGGGGAGAGGGGCTGCGATGGGACGCCAAAATCCAACcggaaccccaaaaattcatagggaaccccccccaaaaccctcccaggaacccccaaaatccacctgccacccccaaaatcccccaaattccattgggaacccccaaaattccacctcGGATCCCCAAATAtcacccaggacccccaaaaattCACCTGAGAGCCCCCCACACCACAGCGGGTCACCCAAAATGCACCGGGCACCCCAAAGCCCACTTGGAACCTCCCAAAACCCCACTTGGGCGCCCCCAGAATTCAcggggaaccccaaaaaaatccacctggagcccccccaaaatcccttcgGAGCCCCCAGAATTGACCAAAAATCagctgggaccccccccaaattcaCCTGCACGGTGGGCGGAgcttctgcttcctcctgggcagggcttgggggATCCCCAACATCTGGATTTGGGGCCTCTTGCTCCACATCTGGAATTTGGGATTCATCCGGGTCCCTTTTGGGGCTTTCTGGGCACCCCACATCTGGGTCAGGGGGCAGGAACAGCTGGGTGGCCACATCTGGATCCAGGCCAgggctccccagctcctccacatCTGGATTTGGGGTATCCACCTCCACATCTGGAATCTCAGGGACTTTCGGGGCCGTTTGGGGTCGTTTTGAGGCTGCCACATCTGGATTTGGGGCTGCCTCCTCCACATCTGGATCATCACCCCCCAGCAACGTCCTGTGGCTACCCAGTGACCCCTCCACATCTGGATTTGGGCTCTTCATGTCCACATCTGGAATTCTGGGTGGGTTTAGGGGActtttgtgtggttttggggaCCCAACACCTGGATCTGAGGGTCCTTCCCCCTCCACATCTGGATCAGGGGGCAGAAACAGCTGGGTGGCCACATCCAAgtcctcctccccctccacatCTGGATCTGGGTTCTCCACCCTCacattgggaattttggggtaatttgaggccattttgggttgttttggaCCCAGAACATCTGGATTTGGGCTGACCCCCACACGTGGATGTGGAGGCAAGAACAGCTGTGTGGCCACATCTGGATCTAGGGAGGGCAGCCCTTCCACATCTGGAACTTTGGGGTCCTTTGGGGTCATTCTGGGGCTTTCTGGGCTCCCAACATCTGGAGAGGGCAGGAACATCTGAGTGGCCACATCTGGATCTgactcctcttcctcctccacatctgggtttttggggtcctttggggccattttggggcTTTCTGGGCTCCCAACGTCTGGAGAGGGCAGGAACAGCTGGGTGGCTACATCTGGATCTgattcctcttcctcttccacaTCTGGAATTTCGTGTGGCTTCTGAGTCATTTGGAGTTGTTTTGGGCTCCTAACATCTGGATCTGCCTCAGCCTCCCCAACATCTGGATTTGGGGGCAGGAACAGCTGGGTGGCCACATCTGGATCCcacccttcctcttccccctccaCATCTGGAGTTTCAGCCACATTTTGGGTCCTTTGGTGCATCCCAACATCTGGATTTGGGGGTTTCAGCCCAACATCTGGTGTTTTGGGAACATTTTGggtaattttctgtcttttggaCAGCTGAACATCTGGATCAGCCTCATCCTCTTCCACATCTGGGCCACTTTCCACCACCAAGGCTCCACATCTGGATTCAGAGCCTCCaacagctggatttggggtccgTGTGGGCACATCTGGAGTTTCAGGCACATTTGGGGTCATTTTCCGTCTTTTTAAGGGCCGAACATCTGGACCCATCTCATCCTCCTCCACATCTGTCTCGCTGTCCACCAGCAGCATCGCACACCCAATTTTTGTGCCTGAAACATCTGGATTTGGCGTTTTCAGCCTCACATCTGGAGTTTCAGGcatgtttggggctggtttcagTCTTTTTTGGGATCCAACATCTGGACTTGCCTCCTCCTCCACATCTGTGTCACTGTCATCCAGCAGTGCCCGGTGACCCCTCTGTGACCCCTCCACAGCTGGACTTGGGGGCTGTGTGGGCACATCTGGAGTTTGGAGCATGTTTTGAggatttttccatcttcttgAAGGACAAACATCTGgattcccttcctcctcctccacatcTGTGTCACTGTCCACCAGTAGTGCCTGACGCCCATTTTTGGTCACTCCAACAtctggatttggggtctgtgCCACCACATCTGGACTTTCAGGCACATTTTGGGTAATTTCAAGCTTTTTTAGGGTTTCAGCATCTGGATTCTCCTCCTCCACGTCTGTGTCACTGTCCACCAGGAATGTCTGACGCCCGATTTCGGGGCCAGAAACATCTGGATTTGGGGTCTTTGCAGCCACATCTGGAGTTTCGGGGACGTTTTGGGTCCCTCTGAGCCATTTTGGGGGCTCCACATCTGGATCCTCCTCCACATCTATGTCGCTGCTGTCCACCAGCATCTGACACCCGACTGTGGGGCCTGAAACATCTGGATTTGGTGTCCCCCATCGCACATCTGCAGTTTTGGGCACATTCTGGGTCCTCCTGAGCCTTTTTGGTGGCTGCATATCTGGATCCGTGTCCACATCTGCGTCGCTGTCCATCACCAACGTATGATGACCAATTTTGGGCCTTTCCACAGCTAGATTTGGGGTCTCCACCCCCACATCTAGAATTCTGGGCACGTTTTGGGTCACTTTGAGCCTTTTTGGGGGCTGCACATCCAGATTCACTTTTTCTTCCATATCTGTATCGctgtccagcagcagcatccgGGAATGGAGTTTTGGGCCCGCCACATCTGGCGTTTCAGGTACGTTTTGGGTCATCCTGAGTTGTTTTGGGAGCTGCACATCTGgattctcctcctccccctccacatCTGTGTCACTGTCCACCAGCATTGTCcagtgtccagttttgggcaTTCccacagctggatttggggtttccaCCTCCACATCTGGAATTGCAGGCATGTTTTGGGTCAGTTTGAGCCTTTTCTGGGGTGGCACACCTGGATCCTCTTCCACATCTGTGTCACTGTCCACCACCTGCATCCCACATCGCGTTTTTGGGCCTGAAACATCTGGATTTGGGGTCTTTGCTACCACATCTGGAGTTTCTGAGacattttgggtcattttcaGTCGTTTTGGGGGCTCCGCATCTGGAtcaacctcctcctcctccacatcTGTGTCGCTCTCCACCTGCAGCGTCCCACGCCCATTTTTCAGCCATGGATCATCTGGATTTGAGATTTTCAGCCCCACATCTGGTGTTTCAGGCACATTTTGGGTCATTTTAAGATGTTTTGGGGGGCCAACATCTGGATTTGGCCCCTCGTCCTCCACATCTGTGTCGCTATCCACCAGCAGCATGCGGTGCCCATTTTTGGCCTGCAGCACatctggatttggggtttctgcTGCCACATCTGGAGCCTCCAAAGTGTTTTGAGCTGCTTTGGGCGTTTTTGGGTCCTCAGCATCTGGATCTGGCCCCTTCCCAATGACATCTGGGGCGTTCCGGGGGCAGGGAAGGCGTTTTTGCGGGCCCTTAACAtctgtgggcacagctggatcatCCAGGGCACTGCAAAGGAGGGGTTGGGAGGCTTCAGGAGCttgagaccccccccccccaaaatcccccaaggATCCCAAAAATTACCCAAAGAGCCCCAAAACCCTTTTGGGAACtccccaaactgccccaaaactcTCCAAAAAtgccccagggacccccaaaaatgcccTCAAATTGCCCCAAggaccccaaccccccccctcGCGAACacccaaaatgacccaaaacAGCTTCAAACTGTTCCAGGGACCCCCCAGAACTCAAacctcccccaaatccccctaaACCGCCCCAGGACCCtcccaaacacccccaaatT
Encoded here:
- the LOC128801743 gene encoding tropomyosin-like isoform X2, translated to MGMGPSDRHGNGGGRAWGGKSGKRSLGAELDAERERVHELEAELKALRGRSQRQEAELEAERRRGQHMEAVLEVEKGRSQSLEAELKSERGRSQALEVERDVLRGRGQRVEAELEAEKGRSQLLEMELETLRGRGLDPEGAEPSPEQVLLGRWRQKVFQLLLQVRLQQGQELQLQGQVRSLGAAVAAGSRQVSLLELRLRRGEQERQALSQERLRAEAAEEELGKLSQALSRLLGTLGVALADVTTAVGALGTLSERLEQAQHRLQVLVASGRLRWQREPEGTAGDSGAVTLEVTPEQVTGWHRGDTGGGSVPRLSPPCPPQATKGGDRTRPRPGTVSLAPLVTQLQALGAAILGDTGDIGDPAVPAPPWGHQ
- the LOC128801743 gene encoding coiled-coil alpha-helical rod protein 1-like isoform X1 — encoded protein: MGMGPSDRHGNGGGRAWGGKSGKRSPMAEPRPGSPSAPSAPQCSQLPRPSLEGLIPPSHFVLRPRSLGAELDAERERVHELEAELKALRGRSQRQEAELEAERRRGQHMEAVLEVEKGRSQSLEAELKSERGRSQALEVERDVLRGRGQRVEAELEAEKGRSQLLEMELETLRGRGLDPEGAEPSPEQVLLGRWRQKVFQLLLQVRLQQGQELQLQGQVRSLGAAVAAGSRQVSLLELRLRRGEQERQALSQERLRAEAAEEELGKLSQALSRLLGTLGVALADVTTAVGALGTLSERLEQAQHRLQVLVASGRLRWQREPEGTAGDSGAVTLEVTPEQVTGWHRGDTGGGSVPRLSPPCPPQATKGGDRTRPRPGTVSLAPLVTQLQALGAAILGDTGDIGDPAVPAPPWGHQ